In one window of Pseudomonas sp. IAC-BECa141 DNA:
- a CDS encoding heavy metal sensor histidine kinase codes for MSSNSIALRLSGMFTLVALLVFLLIGGALYQQVDKGLGLLPEAELDARYSVLESALNRYGTPEHWVKINAKLKLLGEEDKRIHFWVVSGNPGYEFGEPDALIRAFAQGAPGMRDLQLPNHPYPLKVLLTELPAKDQRPPLRFMIGIDTETLHQTQHQLLIALISLAVIGVLLASALGYWVARIGLKPLIKLSHEAQRLAPPLRAGRLRMSPLPPELEQFVDSFNSTLERVEQAYSRLESFNADVAHELRSPLTNLIGQTQVALTRGRSAEHYFEVLQSNLEELERLRSIINDMLFLASADQGSKATKLTSTSLADEVATTLEYLDFILEDAQVQVRVSGDAQVQIEIAHLRRALINLLSNAVQHTAPGQVIEVQIAVEEHQVSIGVANPGSPIASEHLPRLFERFYRVDASRTNSGNNHGLGLAIVKAIALMHGGDVFVRSDRGINTFGIHLPV; via the coding sequence GTGTCCAGTAACTCAATAGCGCTGCGCCTGAGCGGGATGTTCACGCTGGTGGCGCTGCTGGTCTTCCTGTTGATCGGCGGCGCGCTGTATCAACAAGTGGACAAGGGCCTCGGCCTGCTGCCGGAAGCGGAACTGGATGCGCGTTACAGCGTGCTCGAATCCGCGCTCAACCGCTATGGCACTCCCGAGCATTGGGTAAAGATCAATGCCAAGCTCAAGCTGCTCGGCGAAGAAGACAAGCGCATCCATTTCTGGGTGGTCAGCGGCAATCCGGGGTACGAATTCGGCGAGCCGGATGCCTTGATCCGTGCGTTCGCCCAAGGTGCGCCGGGCATGCGCGACCTGCAACTGCCCAACCATCCTTACCCGCTGAAAGTGCTGCTGACCGAACTGCCGGCCAAGGATCAGCGCCCGCCGCTGCGCTTCATGATCGGCATCGACACCGAGACCCTTCACCAGACCCAGCATCAGTTGCTGATCGCGCTGATCAGTCTGGCGGTGATCGGCGTGCTGCTGGCCTCGGCATTGGGTTACTGGGTGGCGCGAATCGGCCTCAAACCGCTGATCAAACTGTCCCATGAAGCCCAACGTCTGGCGCCGCCGTTGCGGGCCGGGCGCCTGCGCATGTCGCCATTGCCGCCGGAACTGGAGCAGTTCGTCGACTCGTTCAACTCGACGCTGGAGCGGGTTGAACAAGCCTATTCGCGGCTTGAATCCTTCAACGCCGACGTCGCCCATGAACTGCGCTCGCCGTTGACCAACCTGATCGGCCAGACCCAGGTCGCGCTGACTCGCGGGCGCTCTGCCGAGCATTATTTCGAAGTGCTGCAATCCAACCTCGAAGAGCTGGAACGCCTGCGCTCGATCATCAACGACATGCTGTTTCTGGCCAGCGCCGATCAGGGCAGCAAGGCCACCAAACTGACCTCGACTTCACTGGCCGATGAAGTGGCGACCACCCTCGAATACCTCGACTTCATCCTCGAAGATGCGCAGGTTCAGGTTCGGGTGAGCGGCGATGCGCAGGTGCAGATCGAGATCGCTCATCTGCGCCGGGCGTTGATCAATCTGCTGAGCAACGCGGTGCAACACACCGCGCCCGGACAGGTGATCGAAGTGCAGATCGCGGTCGAGGAACATCAGGTCAGCATCGGCGTGGCCAACCCCGGCTCGCCGATTGCCAGCGAGCATTTACCGCGCTTGTTCGAGCGTTTCTACCGGGTCGATGCATCGCGCACCAACAGCGGCAACAATCACGGGTTGGGGCTGGCGATCGTCAAGGCGATTGCGTTGATGCATGGCGGCGACGTGTTTGTGCGCAGTGATCGCGGGATCAATACCTTCGGGATTCACTTGCCGGTCTGA